GCATCGACAATACCTTTCAACACTAGAGCTGAGGCGCCAAGGAAGTTGCCACCTCCGTCACACGCCATAGCTACCGCTGCAGAGATATTGGAATTCTTCGATGTTGCAGCATCCACATTTATCTTCGTGACCCCTTGTGGAGGCGGAATCCACTTTGGTACTGTAACCTTGCCCATTTGCCGAACATTCCCTACTGGTTTAACCAGCTCTAGCTCAGCAACGAATCTTTCCACAAAGCAGTGAGTCGACAGCGGGCTTTGGAACATATTCTCGTGAATCGCTTCGCGCTTGGCGTGCCATATGGCCCAGAGTCGCATCACAACCCAGGTTAAATCGTCATGTGCAAGGTGCTTCATAACTGTCGCAAGCCACGCTCGTGCGTCTATCTCCTGTACTTGGCATAAGAACTCTatgatttcttctttttcaaTGTCCATACTCCTTTTGCCGTAAAGCAGTCTAGTAGCGAATGTTGCCACGAATCCGTGTTGCCGTAGATTGAAGAAGAACTATTAGGCAACATGTTCCTCCGGTGGCGCACATCTCCAGTCAGGATAGATTGACGTGAAAGCCTCCACAAGAACACCCGCACCTTCGATGGCACCCTCACCTTCCATAGCTCTGACCATTATTTTTCTTCTGATTTAGTGTCCGATCTTCTAGCCGAGTGATCTAGCCAAGCTGTTCTTTTCTCACGATTATGCACCAGCATCCTATATGCAGATCGAATTGAGAAGACACCCGACTTTTCATAATGCCATGCCCAAAAATCTTCTTGTGTCGATGTAGCAAGAGGAATACTCCCTATCACCTCACTATCCATAGGAATGAAGAATTCCTACACCATTTGCTTGTTCCACACTCTCGATGATTGATCAATCAACTAGCTGACTTTCTGCAGGGCATTCTCCTTTATGCAGCACACAGGTCTCATAAGACCATCCCTAGGTAGCCAGTTCATATTCCAAATATCAGTTGACTCACCTGAACCAATTCATCTGATAATTCCCTGCCTTAAAACATCTTTTCCATCAACTATAGCGCGCCAAACACATGATGGCCGCGATCCTACCTCAGCCTCCAGAAAATCCCCACTCGGAAAGTATACATCTTTGAGCACACGTGCACTTAGAGCCTCTGGATTAGACATAATCCGCCATGCTTGTCGAGCTAGGAGTGCCAAGTTAAACAGCTCAGTGTCGCGGAAGCCAAGTCCCCCATGTACTTCGGCTTCGTCATTTCCTCCCAAGCAACCCAGCTCGTGCGGCGTTTAACCTCCTTGCTCCCCCACCAAAAACTCCGTAGCAGACCATCAATGTGCTTGCACAAACCCCTGGGAAGCTTGAAGCAAGACATCGAATAGGTTGGAATAGCTTGGGCAATGGATTTGATGAGTATTTCTTTGCCTCCCGCCGAGAGGCATTGCTCCATCCATCCCTGGATACGCTTCCACACCCTATCTTTAAGATATTTAAAAGTAACATTAACTGAAATCCCGACATCAGTTGGCATTCCCAGGTACTTCTCGCTTAGAGCCTCGCTGTGGACGTTCAAAACGTCCTTGATCTCACCTCGGGAACCAGCTCTACACCCCTTAGCAAAATGAATGGACGATTTGTTATTTGTTGTCTAATGCTCGACAATACAACTCCAAAGCATTCCTCACTTCTTCCGCACTGTCCCTACTCGCCTTGAAAAACAGCAGGTTATCAtatgcaaaaagaaggtgaCTCACCATCGGAGCCGACGGTGCCACCTTTATACCACGGAAGAAGGATGACTGAACTCTTGATTTTAAAAGGCACTGCCAACAAGAAGAAATAGGGAGAGATATGGTCCCCTGACGAATGCCCCGGATCGGCTGGAAACTCCCTAGCCTGACCCCATTGAAAAACACTGAAAAGGAGACCGAGGTTACTAATCTCATGACCATATCAACCCACATACGATGGAAGCCCAGTTTAGTCATGATCATGCGCAGATACTCCTACTCCACGCGGTCATATGCCTTTCTCATATCTAGCTTTAGCGCACAACATCTACTGTCCTGAGATCAGAgcatttttttgtttctttcatttTGAGAGGTCGGAGAATTCCTTTCGGATTTGAAATTGCGATCCAGGCCTGACCAGTCAAAAATGGGCCGAAAGTTATCATGAGATGTGAGCATTTACAAGGCTGGGCCAGCTACCACAACAAGCCGCCGGCCGTAGCACAACACGGACTGGATGGAAATTGCTACCCCCCTCAACAAGGCCTGCTAAGTATATAGGCCAGACAATTTTAGGTAAAGTAAAGCCCAGTTCCCTCTCGTCTTGTTAATTGAAGCCCAGCCCATCCGTGCCACCTCTTCCTCCCCCGATAAAAACCCTAGCCTCCGTCCTCTCGATTTCTCCGATCCAAGGGTTtcctcgcgccgccaccgccgctgcttccgtcgtctccgccgccccgccgccatgGTACGTATCCCCGACCTGTGCGCTTAATCTCTCGAATTCGCGCGCTCGTACTGGTGCCGCGTGCTGATCTGATGCCTTGCCCCCGTCGCGTTGCTTCCCCATCCCCGCGCAGCCGTCCCACAAGACCTTCCGGATCAAGAAGAAGCTGGCCAAGAAGCAGCGCCAGAACcgccccatcccatactggatCCGCATGCGCACCGACAACACCATCAGGTTCGTCGGCTTCCTCGTAGCCCCCCGCCGTGTTACGCTACCATcccaggcggcggcgtcctGTGTTTCGGTCGCTCATTCGTTTATTGTTTCGTGGGTCAGGTACAACGCGAAGCGCAGGCACTGGCGCCGCACCAAGCTCGGATTCTGAGCGGGGGAATCAATGCTGGGCACCGATGCTTGGTGAAGCCTGGGGTTTACGAGCCGGCCTCGGGACGCCTCCATGTCTCCGCAAGCTAGGAAGCTCTTGTTAAGATTTTGCTTATGTTAATGGGATCTTATCAGTTGTGCTTGTAGCGTACTGAGATATCATGTTTTTGCTAATGGTTGAAGAACCTCCTTTATAATTATGCAGAAGCTATCTTGACCTGCAGGGCGTTAATCAGTTGATCCAACTGTTTTCTTTTGCCATCCGTATTGCGGTTTACGTGTCTTGCGTGATGTTCCTTGGTGACTTAATTGTTCTGATTTTAATAGCTGTTTGCAATCTACGTTGTTTTACGCATGATCTGGTAGTGCATTTGATCTGCTAGTTAAGTGCCAATTGGATGTTTCTAATTAGTGGCATTCTGTAGCCTGTAGGCATGGTTGCATGGGGATTAGTATTCGGAGCAACTAGAGTACTGTTGCCAAATTGCATTCAAGTTGGTGTAGTATTTGTAGCGATGGACTTGTGCTCCTAATCAATTAGGATTTTACTCCGATCATGTGTGATGTTCCTTGGTGACTTAATTGTTCTGATTTTAATAGCTGTTTACAATCTAGATTGTTTTACGCATGATCTGGTAGTGCATTTGATTTGTTAGTTAAGTGCCAATTGGATGTTTCTAATTAGTGGCATTCTGTAGCCTGTAGGCATGGTTGCATGGGGATTAGTATTCGGAGCAACTAGAGTACTGTTGCCAAATTGCATTCAAGTTGGTGTAGTATTTGTAGCGATAGACTTGTGCTCCTAATCAATTAGGATTTTACTCCGATCATGATAGCATGGTCATTAGCATCCATTGAGCTTCCTCCTGGATAACTTTATTATATAGCAATTGAGTTGATTGCTTCATATTAATGTATAAACTTGTTTACATGAACAAGCTGTCGTGAAGTGCTTAGTGAGCACAGATGGATTCAGCAGTGGGAAAGTGCTGTTGAACATGCTGTTGTGAAGTACTTAGTTGGCTTATATGAGGGAAGTGCTTTAGAATGATTGGGTTATATGACTTGTGTGATCAAGTGTGTCTAGTTCTTCTGCACTGTAATGTAATTTAGGTTAATTGCTAAGTTATATTGCATCAGCACCAGACTGAATGGTTTTTGGATCTGTTCAGCTTGAGTTTCCAAAACATGCTGTGAACTGGTTGAGGCGGTGGTGCGCGCCTTGAATTGGTGTAATTTTGGAAAGACATTTGCAGCCACTGTAGAGTGGATTGTTTGTCCAGTGACCATTTCACAACCTGAGCTGCATTTCGTGCTGCCCAATCAGTGAATAACGATCAGGTCCCGATGCTTATTGGCAGATGAGCTGCAGTTGACTTGTTCTGAATTTCAAATGTCGTTTGCTGTTTTTCTTCACCTATTTTTCTGGAATTCGACTAAATCTTCCTATTTTTCTGGAATGGGACTAAATCTTCCTATTTTTCTTGAATGGGATTAAATCTTCGGAGGCTAGAAGTTATCGTGATAACCTTCCTCCAGTTAAGATTATAGCCCTAGATCACACTAGTAGGTATAAAGATCAAAGCCTCGAcgccacagcccacagccaTTTGCAAGATGTATCTCTTGCCCTGCGAGGCTAGATGAGGTGGCATGTTTATGTCGTAGCGGCGCTGATCTGCCGGGGGCTGACTGGAACTCACGCTGACGCAATGGCTTCAAACGAAGGGATGAACATTTTTATATTTGCAGTGTGTAAGGCTAGAAATCAATTTAAGGTTGATGGGACATTTCCTGCTGGCATCGAGGGTGTGGTTGCTCGCATGAGGATCATATATACTCCACCAGTGGATGTGAATCCTAGAGAAGTTGGGTTAGGCCATGGGATATTGGTGATGTCTGATGTAAGACACACCCCTCATGCGTTAACAGCACGAACGTATGTTGCCGTATAGATCAAAAACATagtctcgcaaaaaaaaatgctgcAATATTAGACAGATTTCAGTTGTTTGAACTATAATTGTATATCATATACCCGCAAAAAAATTGTATATAATACAATACTACCGTCCTGAAATATAAAAGATTATGGAAGATAGCATGTAGCAAATGTATCTACATTACCATTTAATAgtgcaaaataataaaaatgttTACCTTTTAGATGGTAAATATTAAATTCCATTTGATAGGATTCCAAAATTTTGATACGGCAGTCTATTGAGCATCAAAACTCACAACTCTCTCTCAACACTTACAACGTATTTGGCTTTTGTAAATGCAAACTTTATTTAAAAGTGGATTAGAATTTCAGTTTGTTTTTAGAAGCTAAATATTTATTTAACAGCAAAAGAAGGTCAAtacatttttctaaaattattttAACAAACATGTTTAAATTAAATCGATTCTAAGCATCCAATTACGTGAGTTATCTTGTTAGTTGCAAATAATTTTTACAGCAAATGGGTTGCAATAAACTATTTGGTAATATCTCAAACTCACATAAATATAAAATTTCCATGCAATTCCATGAAATCAATTGGTGTTATGTTATAAAGTGTATAATATCAACATTTGTTACAATATGAAAGGTGAATTGAACAGGGCGGGCATATGCCCCCCGCTCCCGAACGATAAATAGTAATGTGTTAGCTACAATTTTGCATTGTTGCTTCGTTTCTTAGTAGTTTACTAATCCCAAATTTAAGCGAGTGAAACTTTCATCCTCTTGTAGCTCTTCTTGCTTGATGACAGTTTCAAATTTGTCACTCCCGACTATCCCCTTAATGATGGACATGCATTTGGTGACACTGTATATAACACTTCGCAATAACTCTCTTTGCTAACATCCTCGAATATTTGTAGCTCTTCTTGCTTGATGGCAGTTCCGAATTTGTCACTCCCGGCTATCCCTTTAATGACGAACATGCGCTTGGTGACACTGTATGGAACACTTTGCAACAACTCTCTTTGCTAACGTCCTCGAATATATAATATGGATGAAAAGCTTATACACTAGTCAAAATAAAAggaatatttttataaatagtAAATAGTGAATACATCGGTATCAAATTGGTTCACCTCATTAACCCAGAAATAACCTAGTTGCAAAATTAAACTGTGTTTGTCTAAATTTTTTTACAAGATATAAAGTGCATTGTGTGTTTAGTAAAAAAACtgagtggtgcaagtctttattGTTGTGATTATATGGTCATTTGATGGTGCGATTTTTTACATGAAGTGGGACTCATGTCGAACATTCCCCTAATGACTGGAGTATGATCGTTCATGCGGTGGTTCCCCTAGAAATGCTATAAGTTGGTAGGTAAGATTTTGGCAGCCACTTAAATTAGTACTTGTGTCATTCCGTGTGATGTTTTGGACATCGACATGCTCtctaggtactccctccgtcccaaattatagatcgttttgacttta
Above is a genomic segment from Setaria viridis chromosome 4, Setaria_viridis_v4.0, whole genome shotgun sequence containing:
- the LOC117852541 gene encoding large ribosomal subunit protein eL39-like, encoding MPSHKTFRIKKKLAKKQRQNRPIPYWIRMRTDNTIRYNAKRRHWRRTKLGF